GGATTACCCAATTTGTTACCCGAATTGCAGACTAGCCTCTTTTTTCCGCTTCTAAATGGTTCAGCAAGGCGTCCAGATTGGGAAGAATGGCGTCCGCTTCTGGAAAATGGATTTCCTGATTGAGCGGGTTGCGGATGATGACGCAGGGCATTTGAGCGCCCTTCGCCGCCGTCAGTCCCTTGAGCGCATCTTCGATGACGATGCATTTCTGCGGTGGGCAATCCAGCGCGCGCGCCGCTTCGAGAAAAATATCAGGGTGCGGTTTTTCACGCAAAGCCTCGCCCTTCCCTAAAATTACGGGAAACAAGGTTCTGGCGTCGGCATTGTCCAGAATCGCTTCGATATCGTGTTTCCAGGAACCGGATGCGATGGCGAGCTTGCGTTTTTCTCCCAGCAAGCGAACCAGTTGTTTCGCGCTGGGGAAGAGCTTGATGTCGCCGCTCTGGCAATACACGGAGTAGAGTTTGAATTTTTCCAGTCGAAGCGCTTTAGGGTCGACGTCCAGGTCCAGCTGATGACGCTCGATCTCACCCTGAATGCCTTTTCCCTTAGAGGTCCACTCTACCCAGTACTCGTCCGGGTCCAATGTATGCCCGTAGCGTTCGAAGACCTCGTTGTAGGCGCGGTAATGGTAAGGCTCGGAGTCGGCCAGCAAACCGTCGAAGTCAAAGATCACCGCTTCGCAATCATTGAGGATGGGCGCCAACGAGGATGTGTCTTTCATTTTGGAATCATTCATATGCTCAATCGATGGATTTGCCGAATCGGTCGAAGCGCACCCAGCCGTCGAAGAAGCCCGCTTCTTTCGCGGTGGCGTCCCAGGACCAATAGATGATCTGAGCGCGGCCTTTCACTTTGGCGACGTCGAGCAATCCCCAGAAACGGCTGTCCTGACTGTTTTCGCGATTGTCGC
This window of the Candidatus Nitrohelix vancouverensis genome carries:
- a CDS encoding HAD family phosphatase produces the protein MKDTSSLAPILNDCEAVIFDFDGLLADSEPYHYRAYNEVFERYGHTLDPDEYWVEWTSKGKGIQGEIERHQLDLDVDPKALRLEKFKLYSVYCQSGDIKLFPSAKQLVRLLGEKRKLAIASGSWKHDIEAILDNADARTLFPVILGKGEALREKPHPDIFLEAARALDCPPQKCIVIEDALKGLTAAKGAQMPCVIIRNPLNQEIHFPEADAILPNLDALLNHLEAEKRG